The following DNA comes from Camelus dromedarius isolate mCamDro1 chromosome 6, mCamDro1.pat, whole genome shotgun sequence.
tttttgatgtgttggGGGGGTGCTCCACATCTTCTTACTCCTCCATCTCGAGCCCCATCCCTCTAATACTCTCTTTTAATGTCCTTTTCAAGGACCTTAGCATCAATGATTACCTTCTAAAACATAGTTAGTAACAAATACTAATGTTGTAAAGATTTTTGGATAAATAAAGATGGATCCATCTGATACTTTAAAGACTGCACCACTCAGTTTCCCTCAATGGAATATTAATTTGAATTCAACACCAGCttatgtttgttgttgtttgaacTGAAGTCAATTGGATATAGTGTACTACTACCACCCTTTGAACCAAAGCCAGTCTTCAGAGACGAGGGAGTGAAGAATGTATCCTTTGcatgaagaaaacagagaagagactATTCATCTCTAAGgcaagacagagggaaaaaaaaaggttgaaaagaTGTGTGTCTCTGACTGCTTCATACTTTTTGGTTCTAGTTGTTCAGGAAgttcataaaattaatttctagtgTTTGGTGAATCATTTTTATAAACCATCCTGTTTTGCATAAGCTGTTTAGATGTAGATTATTGTTATCTGCAACAAAGTGCTTGTCTAAGATGCAAGGAGAAAGagtttcaaatgaagaaaaaacccCAGATTCATGTTCTCCACAAAGGTGTAAATCGATTTTTTAACCTGTGCAATAAAAATAACCCAATATCATGGAAAGGGAAATGTATGTTAGTTAGAAAAAAGGAATACAGTGAAGGCAAAATTTTAGTTGTAAAGAATTCAATTAATTGAATAAGAGTTcagaagttttcaaaaataaaattatgagatTATAGGATGTAACTATTTTAAGACTTTTGATTCTGTTTCAAAATTgctataaataatatttgaacTGAATGCCATTTCCACAACTTATATGAGAAAATGTGATTCATCTTACTCTCTCTAACAACGAGCATtctccagtttttaaattttgcttattatAAATCAATGCTTTGACTTTTCTATGAACTGCAAGCTTTTTGTTTGCATGGTCTTAtaaatgttttcatgtttatGAATTAGTCACAAATGTTATTAATATatgacaaaataaaggaaaaaaatcacaaattacaCATACAGAGCCTGATGAATATTAATAAAGTGACTGCACCTATGGAATCAGCACTAAGATTAAAAACCAGAATATGCGCACAACCTCAAGAATTCTCTCAGTTGCCTGACGGGTTACTACACCACTCACCAAAGTAACCACTCTCCTTCTAAACCCATAGATCAAATTTACCTACTTTTAAACTTGTGTAATAACTCATGCAGTAAGTGTCTGCCTTTCTTTCCCAATAAGTAGCATATTTCTGAGATGCATGTACatttcccatgtagttgtaattCATACATCCTTACTGATATGTATAGTGTTTCCATGTATGTGTGCCACAATTTACTTACTTACCTTACTGCACATGAACACTGAGTTCTTTCCATTTGTTGATTGTCATGGAAAGTGGTGCCTTGAAatgtttgattttaaatttactagactttttctttcaattttattccACTGGTTTATGCTTCACAAGTTTCCCCCCATTTGGGAATTATGATCAGATTCACCTATATTCTTCTAGTTATTCAAAgagactttattttaaatatttaactattaTACACAAAATTAGTTATTGACTCACTTATTATGGATACATATGGAATTAGTTAATGAGTTATATATtatagatacaattttttttattcaagtagtTACCTGATTGAACCATCAGATGATTTATCCACCTTTGAAACTTTGATCTTTAGTGTAAACATTGTGCTGTGGTAAATTATTTAACAGATTTTTCTGTTTCACGTGATTTCTCTATTTATTTGACATAAACATTGATATAAaaccaaataattaaaatttaattagaagAATGAAAGGATTTTAATGTTTGATTGATCCTAAATTTATttgtagataagaaaaaaatacacactgcTGAAGACTTTCTCAAGATACTTACAACTCATATtacatcctttctttctttcactttacaGGATAACAATGTAGAGTATCttccaaatcattttaatttttgaaatttcaaaatttcatcaAACTCATGTCAATCAATCTAAGGAGTTTActcattttgtttattaataaagttttataattaacatttgtaagaaaaacacaaattagtACACATATTAAAATATGCTCTCTAACTAATTGATTTTTATAAGATACTTTTTGCATTGGTTCTACTCCTCATTTGTATCCCAGATGAACTTCAAGGgaaaatctttcattttcctaTGGAATATTCTGTCAAATCTTTCATTTTGGTCCACAGTCAAGTGATGTTTCCAGTCTCCAATGGTACCTAGTGGGACAAGCACATAAATAACACCTGGGTAAGATGATGTCAGGGCAAATGTTTCCTCCAACACAATTTAATCTCATCTCCAAGCCAAGCTGAATATCTGTTAGTTCTCCATGGGGTTTTGATACCTTTCCTTATACAAGGGTGAGCTAAGAAACAAACTTAGGATGTAGCAACACAAATAATAGAGTTATAGTCTTGATCCTTATCTGTTAGACTTCTACCACCAATGCCCATTAAAGGATAACcttcctttaaaaggaaaaaccaaactaagatatatgtggaaattaaaatattgaaatacattTTACTAAACTCCAGGCACTGTATTTGACAAATTACATCTatcatgtaatataatttgtaaCAACCGTTTAGGATAAGTATTTATTctcaaaattgaaaatatgaaacaaaGATTATTAAGTAATAAAGTCAAAATCACAGAGGGTGCCCAACTGTCATTGTTACAGTTTTACCTGATTGAAGTTTGAAACCAACATTAagcccattttaaaataaagatgaacaATTTAACATCTTCACCTATCAAATTCTTCATAATCTTAATTATTGGCAATTGGCACAGTTAGCAAGCTGTTATATACATGAGGAATGCTTTGTTTCTGATCTAGTTGAGcaatgagaaaagaaaggtaATAATAAATGGGACAAAGAAGAaccagtgattttttaaaactatcagTATCTAAGCAATTTCAATAGATCTTTACATAACTAAATTAATCAGTGTCAATCATCATAATGTTAAGTTCTGAATACATTAGAGAATAAAAGATGTACCAGTTATGTTTTAGAATAATGTACATTAaaggttaaatttaaaaatgttgagCTTAGGAACACAATCAAAATTTATTGCATGTTGCTGAATAACCATATTCATAGCAGATTGTATTAATGTGTTATAAATCTACTTGTTACAATAAAGAAATGTGTACATGAGTAAATAACAGTAATGCAAATGCCCTCTCTCACACCAAGATACGTTTTAACTTTGAGTATGTTctaagagaaatacagaaaagtaagAGTTGGAGCTCTCTTTGTCCTGTATATCTTTTGCTTTCAGATAAGATTTTACTAACAAATGTTGAAGTGTAAGGGACAAACTAGAAGGAACCTAACATTTAATCATCAGTTTCAAGTGTCAGGCCCTTTACTAAAGGACTGATCTGTTTCCTGATAACACTTTTCAGGGCCATTTTCAATTAAGAGTTTTGTTACTCTCTAGGGACCAAATAGCAATGCTTGGAGAGACATTTGGATGCACTTCTTAATTAGTGTTGGGGCCAACGGCTCGAGGAAACTCTCAACACTTCTGCTTCTTTAAACCGCTGAGCCTCACCTTTGCGCAGGAAATGTCCATCATTTGTTCTTGTCCCAATTTCATGTTTCAAAATTCCATCATAATTAGCTTGTGGGTTATACTTCATGTTCTGAAATGTAGCCTGATTCACAACAGCATCCAGATCCTCTTCACTCAGTTCTTTCTCAAGAAAATGGTTGATTTTAAGCACAGAACTTCTGAGATCCTAGAAGAATTGTGAGTATGAAAAAATGTTAAGCTAAAAGAAATGCAGGAGTTTCAGGCCACATCTTTATCACATTTTGGAAAACTAAAACTGATTGGACTTATTCTAAATCTAAAATAGGACAAGGATATATTCCTTTATTACTCCTTCTATGAAAATGAGTGCTCTTGTTGCCAGCTTTTTTAGAGCTTCCTACTGTTGGATTTTATGAGGTTAgctcatcttcatttttttatttaatcaaaaatTGTAGGATATCTTCTATGTTTCAGGaaatgtgccaggtgctggggaatgTTAAGTGATCAATTACGTGATATTTGTCCTTGTTAAGTGTCCACAATTTcctaataaaaagaataatgactAATTAAATAcgataaaaaaaggaaaaaaaaaacaggtatagAAAGTTTCACTGGTGATTTgtaacaaacatttaaataatgtttctttATGTAAGAATGTCTTCATCCTCTTCCAAAAACTTAAAGTGGAGGGAATACTTCCAGTTTCATTCAATAACACCAGCATTACCTTATACTCTAGAAAGGAAAACActacaagaaaaggaaactaaaaaccACTATCACTTTTAAAAGTAAGCTGCAAAATTGGTCAACAAGTTAGCAATAAAACAAATTCAGTCACATAGTGAAAGGATTATACACCGTGACAAAGCTGGATTTATTTCTGGCATGCAAAGATGATTGAcataattaatgaaaattaatgaatGAGATACCATGTTTGCAgatgaaggaaaagcaaataCATAACCGTCTCatttgatgcaggaaaagcatttgacaatatCCAACACTTTTCATGATAAAATAACACCCAACAAACTGAGAATAGACGGAAACTACCTCTGCATAAAAAGGCCATATATCAAATATATCAAAGACTCAAAgattttcccctaagatcaggaactaGGCACAGATGCCCATCCTCATCCCTTTTATTCAGCAtggtactggaagttctagccaaaacaattaggcaagaaaaataaataaaaggcatccaaattggaaaagatgtaaaattatctctgttcacagACAACGTGATTTCATACATAGAAAACCATAAAGATCCCACaaaaaatctgttagaactaataaacaagttgAGCAAATTTGCATGATACAAAACTAATATacaaaatcagttgtatttctatccACTAACAGTGAACAATCCAAAAAGTCAATCAACAAAATAACTCCATCtgcaattgcatcaaaaagaataaaataattaggaataagCCTAACCTAGAAGGTGAAAGCTTTGTGTAttgaaactacaaaatattgctaaaaatattttaaaagacacaaataattGTAAAACCAATCTCATAATCTTCTCCTCTGAGATTCAGTGTTACCTAAACACCTTCATGAATGATCCCATTATCAACACAGATCTATGAACCAGAATAAAGGAAGCATCCTTAATACTTCTCTATCATTTTTCCCATATATGATCCCTTTCCTTTTGACCTTAAACATATGTCTTAATATGCTACCTTCTCACCATTCTCAAAGATACCACTCTAATCCAAAGCGTCATTAATTTTCAGTCTGTTACCACACTGGTATCTAACTAGTTTGCCTATATTCACTACTATCATTTTCAATCCACAGATGggaatattttctgaaaattgtaATTGTACCACTGATTTCCTTCTTACTGCTCTTAGGATGAAAGAAATCACCAccgtttattaaataaatgtataataaaagtCTACAGACCTTGAACACTCTGGCTCGTATATACCTCTCTCTCTTAATCTTTTAATACTTTGCCTTACCTTTCTTCTTGCTTCATTCTTCAAAGATGTCATGCACTTTAACCTCTCAGGAAATTGCACATTCTTTTTCCTTgcattagaattttctttttgctctctccttttcttaATTCATTAGCTTGCAGATTTCACATTACTTTTTTCAGAAAACATTGCCTATCAACTTTGATAGTACCAGATCCTCTTATTCCACCTAATCATATCATATCTGCAGTTTTTCTTAATAATACTTATCATAGTTTTAATTGTATATACTTGCTTGGGAACACCTGTCTTCCTTGCTAGATGATGAGATCTATGAATTAAAGGTTCAGTCCTCTTTTTCTCATAATTTAGTGCCTGTCACATATTAGGCATTCaataatttttgaagaaataagtgaataaattccATCTTAGGGAATGAACATGTCAATCAGAGATTACAAAATAGTGCAATTTAATGTGTTTTGTGGTTTATGCAACATTTTAAGACAGCTTTAACTGGATGACAAAGAGTAAACATTATGTGATTTCACAGGAAAGCTAGGtttcaagattttctttcaaaaataagacTAACTTGCAACCTAGGACACACATTCACCTCTGCTAATTAGCCACATCTTAGTGGTGTCTCATCCCCGTGGTCCCCAGTGCCCTTTCTCTCTTAAACTATGGGTGTTCTACACAACTGAGTTTGCCTTTATTACTACATGAGAAGGAATCACCAATGATGAGTGTGTACTGTGAGAAGAGAGCCCTGAGGAAGACAAGTAATGAATggattggcaaaaaaaaaaaaaacccagccccACAAAAGCAGCCTGAAATGTAGTTAAGTACAAAGAGAACTAGGAGAATGTGGTTCATTGAAACCAAGataagaaaagttttcaaaaaagtaatgaaaaattaataacCTTCTTCTCTTACCTTGTTCATCTCCTCATACATCAAGAACAGAATATTGAAGTCGTGTCTGTGCTCATACCAGCCTCTGACATGATCAAACCAAAGGCTTCCTACCACTgtggaaaatgaataaataataaggtAAAGATGTTGCATTTATAATATAGCAAACTATAGTATGGTTTTTCTGCTTGAAGATCATCAGAAAGCAAATTAAGCTCCAAACCACTGGACATCTATAGTATCTTTAAAAACTGGTCTTGTGGGAAACAATTAAACTATTTTGATAGAAACTTACCTTTGAGAGTTACTCTATGTCTGTAGGAAAGCAGTGATACAGAGCAGAGAATCCCAAAGGACTAATTTTGAAGACTTCTTTAAGGTTAGCCACTTACTTTTCCTACTTCTTCCTCCTGAAGacatgtctttatttctcctatTATTGTCTATTTAAAGATCTGTGGATAACAACTTTATTTACCTACAACAAGACAGTCCTGAATATAAACTTCTAAGTGTGTGAGAGCCCTGATTCCACATTCCACAAGCCTCTTGCATCGGTCTATCCTTCTCAGTGTTAGAATGAGACTTCCACAGTTGTCTTACAAGGCCTACCCCAGAGCTATGATAAAAACTACACCCACCTAGATAATTAGCTACCCTGGACCCCATGTATCTAGTTTTGGATCTAGCTAAGTTAAATTGCTAGACCTTTTGTGGTTCTTTTATTCTCCTGCCAAAATTTTTCTTAGACAGTATGCTTTTGCAACCTTGACAATCCCCAGAGTTGtcctggtgaaaaaaaaaaaagccattgggTGGCAGATTAAGTAGACAGACAACAGCGACCACTTGTGTGCATTCCACCTTCTATGATTACCCTTCTCCATCTCCATAAAATATCTTCCCTGGGTTTGAGAATTTGGCTAAATGGCAACGTTGACTTATAAACATTTTGCTTGACAAATAAATTCATAGTTACCTTTTCCTTCTAGAAACCTTTCCATGAATTGCTCCATGTTATCTGAAGCTTCTAATGTAACCaagtaatttgaaaaatgaaagtatGAGGTCAAAACATCCTTGGGGTTTCTGTAGATATAAATTATCTGCagggaaaataatgaaacaatttgAACAATTCTTGTTTATccttacagtttttaaaataccaacttagtatttcattatatgaatgaaaatattttttaatccaggTTGCTACTCATGGAAACTAAGTTGTTCCCAAGTTTTTGCTATCAAAAAGACTGCTGCattctatgtctacgagtctatttctgttttgtatttatgctttgtttgtgggtttttttgtttttttttttttagattccacatatgagtgatctcatatggtatttttctttctctttctggctttcttcacttagaatgacattctccagaagcatccatgttgatgcaaatggtgttatgttgtcgttgtcaagggggtggagggtgggaagggatagactgggatttcaaaattgtagaatagataaacaagattatactgtatagcacagggaaatatatacaagatctaatggtagctcatggagaaaaaaatatgacaatgaaaatatgtatgttcatgtataactgaaaaattgtgctctacactggaatttgatacaacattgcaaaatgattataaatcaataaaaaaaagttaaaaaaaaaaagagagataacctaaaaaaaaaagactgctgcaataaataactttattcttatgACTTTTCACTTGTGGAAGCATTTAGAACTG
Coding sequences within:
- the LOC105088330 gene encoding amine sulfotransferase, which translates into the protein MDNTDVKLLKYKGYYFEGSLADVDFLEHLDDFEIRDDDVFIITYPKSGTIWTQQILSSIYFEGHRNRAETVETIDRVPFLEYNMHKMDYLKRPSPRLFSSHIPYYLAPKDLKNKKAKIIYIYRNPKDVLTSYFHFSNYLVTLEASDNMEQFMERFLEGKVVGSLWFDHVRGWYEHRHDFNILFLMYEEMNKDLRSSVLKINHFLEKELSEEDLDAVVNQATFQNMKYNPQANYDGILKHEIGTRTNDGHFLRKGTIGDWKHHLTVDQNERFDRIFHRKMKDFPLKFIWDTNEE